A DNA window from Macadamia integrifolia cultivar HAES 741 chromosome 4, SCU_Mint_v3, whole genome shotgun sequence contains the following coding sequences:
- the LOC122076491 gene encoding probable E3 ubiquitin-protein ligase XERICO — MGLSSLPAPSEGVLCILIVNTALSISIFKGILRSILHIVGIRLSSTSSDTDETTPESFMFNLTPSNTLIEEFRNRTPAIRFGSVFKCQSEQECPVCLNGFEPDSEINHLCCGHFFHKVCLERWLDYWNISCPLCRTPLLPEEEATCIW; from the coding sequence ATGGGTCTCTCAAGCCTCCCTGCTCCATCTGAAGGAGTTCTCTGCATCCTCATAGTAAACACAGCTCTATCCATCTCAATCTTCAAAGGCATACTCCGGTCCATCCTTCACATAGTTGGCATCAGATTATCATCAACATCATCAGATACCGATGAGACCACACCAGAGTCATTTATGTTCAATTTAACCCCATCAAATACCTTGATAGAGGAATTCCGGAACCGAACTCCGGCGATCCGGTTTGGCTCTGTCTTCAAATGCCAATCTGAACAAGAGTGTCCTGTCTGTCTCAATGGATTTGAACCGGACTCGGAGATAAACCATCTGTGTTGTGGCCACTTTTTCCACAAGGTTTGTTTGGAGAGGTGGCTAGATTACTGGAACATTTCCTGCCCACTCTGTAGAACTCCATTGTTGCCAGAAGAAGAAGCCACTTGCATTTGGTGA